The genomic region CAAGACCAATCACTGCGGCTGCCAAAGAAAagcacatttcatttcaaagaAATTCAGAGCAGCTGCCAGTCTAagtctttctgtgtttttcatgcTGTTAAGTGCTTGTATTTgtttatagttttattttatcaagGTAACATTAACATTCATGCCCTGCAGCACAATTCAAGCTTCATAAAAAAGGTAATTCCTGTAATACGGCTGTCTGATCAGTTTGTCAGAATATTTGTCAGGTGGAATATTTGACTCGTGTGTGTAACTACagttgtttctctctcttgtaGGCTATAAGATGCAGCTCCTGCACACATTGACCGGCCAGTCGGCTCCGGTCCTTTCCTGTGCGTACTCCTCAGATGGGCAGCTGCTTGTGTCTGGGTAAGATCTTTATGAAGGTTAAGGAAGCGTATTGGTGACTGTTTTAACCTCTAAATACAGATTGTATGTATTCtatacatttctgaaaaccatttcccaaAGTTTATGTGGAGTTTTTAGACTGATTTTAGCCAATGTTTTCTGACCATGCCAGTGTAATACAATAATAAGAGAACTCTGACAAAGCAAGTCTCAAATTCCTTTTTAACCAATGGCTGCCTGGGTGtaagaaaaaaactaaaatctTCTGGCACACTTTGAGAAACCATCAGCAGTCGTTATACAAAACCACCTGTACGCTCCTTTAACGGACATGTGGAAAAGATTTCTAAGCATCCTGCTTCCCTCCCAATAATTCCCAAGAAATTGCAAGCCATATGCTAAATCTATATTTTACATCATCTCTTGATCCTAAATAGATCAGTACCCATGTTTTGACCTATTTAGAATCAAGAAATTGGCATAAAATATAGATTActtgctatgactttttttaagtaGTCCACCACTGGCAGCTACAACAGCTACAAGGGCGCAGTACTGCAGTTTAACCACTGGAGGGAGACATGGATCGCTTTATTCCTCATGGAGTCAACATGGATCTGAATATGCTGTACCAGAGAGTTGATTACTTAAAATATTGCTCACATAGCTACAATTTACTTTTCTGTTTCCCTCAGCTCTGTGGACAAAACTGTCACAGTCTATGACGCTGTAAGTACTTCTCCTTCTCACTGTATCACGTACTAGTAAGAGGTTTTACCACATTATATACTGGTCCATTTATAACATAATGTTCGCATCTTGATTGGAGATATTTAAGATACACTTTGTCTTTTTGCAGAAAAATGCAGTTCTGCTTTACACACTGAACCAGCATGAGAGGTAAATACTCACTTTTTTATGTGGTTACATTTTGTTCGCTGGATTTTCTCTTTGGATATAAGCATGAATTTGTCAAAGTCCCAAAGTAAAtatgtttgtttctctttcatGTTGCCAGACAGATTATCTCGCAGGTGGTTATTAAATttactttaaaataatttaatattttaatgttcTTTCACATATTTGTATCTTATCAAAATTCCAATATTGagttacatttaaataaaatctgtCACAATGGAAACTGTTGAAtatttaaaggtataccatgcaGGACTGATGGTCACTGGTTGGAAACATGTTTtccagtgaaagtaaaagctcATCCCAGATTCACCCTTGTCTAGCACAAGTGTCAACCTCCGAGGCTAATgcacaagtgccaaaaactgcagttcattgaatggccacttgaggctggctccaaaacagtaCATTCCCATAGACACCCACTTTAAAATGCCCaacgttacagcagaaatacacatatttactgCCTGGTACGAGAAACCGTTTCGGTATCTATTGCTAATTTTCCGcttaatgacaactgtacggggtgtgaatattttataactcacctgtttacattttattaaagcccAAAGTAATGCATATTtaaccctctcatccaaatatggtcacttctggctccaaaaaaccaagatggtgatggcctaAATttcaaactcaaggctttaaaatggcAGCCCATAAACCAACAGTTGTCACACTAGTGATGTGCATTATTTCTTAAAGTCTATGAGCTGGCGTTTTGCCTTACTATATTGgtgttttctttctgtgctgtgtctcttggatgcctgctgcttatgttctggcacctggtcactaccgttttataaagccctgacctcacctgagggCCATGGAGGTACACGCCTATAAATCTCCCTATTCTCTATTCACtggaaataagaaaatacagtcaGAGGGCAGTCTCTACAGTAAAATACGCCGCcccacacttctagtgggtcataagagATGATTAATTGGGATTACTTGTTTATGAGTCtctacatacatatatatatacatatatatatatatatatatatatatatatttatttattttcggaaaatcctgcatagtatatctttaaaacGTAGATTTATCAGaattataaatgtgtttttgtgataCAACACTAAAAAACACTTATAATGCACCATTTACACACTTGATGTTGTTTGTGCTGAATTCTTAAAAGAGGTCTTTCACACAGTTTCTCTGGCAACTGGCGGAAACTCCTCTGTTTACAAACATACACCAGCTGAGTCTGTCTTCAATAAACATATTTCTGGGGAAAATCCACTGCACGATGATTTACAATactaaaactggaaaaaaaaaacacagctaatGGTCGTATAATTTGCATTTCTggaccttttttgttttttaataaatggACAAATATGATGAGAGGTCACACGGAGGCTAGTTTTACAAGGTTTTGATACCACAAATTGTTCGGTGATATAAAACATGGGTTAATGTCAGACATTTACAACAAGATCTCACTTGTGGGGAAGGCAGAGACACCACAGAGAGTACCGTGATGACCCAGTGTGGGCACAAAGCACGCATTTAGCATTTGCAGAAAAAGGTTGGACTGCTATCACCGTGCCCCCCCCcctgcacatacacatacacttaCACATGAGCCACAGCTGAATGATCACACTTACAAGCTATTTAAGTCCATCCAGCCACCTGTGATTGAGAGGCAAGCAGCTCACTTCCTTTCAGTGGGGCAAATGAAAGTCATTTTGCAAAATCACTAACTGAAGTGGAAGTAGATGAGGCAAGTTGAGAGAGAGTGGATAAATCACAACACTCGACAGAATGCCTCCAGGAAACTCATTTGACTTGAGACAAACTGATAACATAACAGTGTGAGTGTTATCTTGAGGTTGAGTTGGTGTGTGCCTTTCTCTGAATTCTTATTGGAGGTTTTTAAAGATGTTGATTGAAGCCAACTAGCTTTTGTGGATCAACATTTCTCAGCAATCCAGCTTAGGTTTCAGAGAGATTGTCCTCATTAACGTTGCTTTGACTTTCTTGAATCTACTGAAAATTTCGTTTTAATCCTTATTTAGATCTTTAGCGCAGCCTTTGACGTGGTAAGCCATCACTGAATTGGCCCTCTGATGGAGAACATTTGCATCACTGCCACATATTTAGGTCTGGTATTGAGCCTCTTTTAACCCCGTAAAGCCCAAGCTGCTGCCTCAGATGCTCAGGCAGAGCACTTACAGCTGCTGCGAAGCAGGACTAAGATTTTAGACTTTTGGCTTCAGTTTGTGAACACTTTAAATGGACCTGCTCGAGGATCTAGTGCAATCACTGTTATCCTTAAAGTTAGTTCCTACTACTTacttttacagatttttttgttttatgcccttttttaaacatttttctccAAGTTCAGTCGTCTTGCCGtgtctttttaatttatatattagGAGTTTTTGCCTTTGACTGATGCATTTCATTGGATAAGTTTCTTTTTTAGTCCTTCTAGTCCTTATTTCCAGGGCTTAACCTGAATATTTGACTATTCGTTTGTTGGGTAGGTATATGGTTTTCAGTTTTGTGAGTCAGATATtcattgttgtttctttttttatttcttttagaaatgactataaagaaaatacacaaatggatttatttgtggtggccgGCACGATATCAGCATTGACCACCACATAATGATTTAGTTGGCAGTCAGTTAGTTCTATTTTGAcctattttttaatatttaaaaatgggtaaaatcttatttcattgcaGAGCTGCGCAGTGTTGATTTAGCCCCTCGTCAccctgctctctttctcttttatcATGAGATTCtgcccacacacatacagtgacgGCCATCATATGGCTGATCTCATCCAAGGGTTATTTAcaggtttaatgacagagttgAGCCAGGCTGTAACTAACGGTTATTTTCACTATCAGTTAATCTGTCGATTATACTttatgattaatcaattaattatttCGTCAAGTggttttttaactttttgtttccaaggcacaccaaagagcaagccaaaatctcaaggcacacttGTATTTGTATCTGTGGACCATAGCCTCTATAATGTGTTTTATCGCTCTTacaacataaatgtttgtttactaATATCAAGCAACAATTGACAACCAACCGTGAGAAACTTACttactcatgaaatatttattaacaaaaatgattcaagaattaatttgaaactgttttaaaaaataaacaggaaataatgtGAGATAATGGTaatgatgtgtcacacacttataattccctcACTTGAACGGTGACATATAGGTTCCCTGTGAagttcttttttaattaaatcaaattagatAATTTTTTAAGGTAGAGTTTgactctttattaggaaatgggtgtgcacaaaatactgatacagtcaattaaaaattcattcataactttttgtataagCGCAGTTGAATATTTCAAtgataatgtgtggttatcacaaaatcccacggcacacctggatttgcacgacggcacaccatttgagaaccactggtttaggctttaaagttaaaaaaataaaaataaaaaatgaaagaaaaatgctcatcacagtCTCCCAGAGTCCAAAGTGACGCCTTCAAATTACAATGAATGTgtcgaccaacagtccaaaacccagaCTGTTTACTTTTATAGATGacaaggaaaagcagcaaagtctcacatttaagaggctacatccagcaaatgtttgacgtttttgctttaaaaatgactaaaactatcaatattttatcaaaatagttggcaaataattttcttttgatcAACTAAtccattagtcgactaatagTTGCAGCTCTGGTGTCATTATGAGTGACTCGGTGGCTCGGTGTTGGATGTCAGCCGCTGCTAATGACAACGTTGAACCGATCACTGTCTCACCTGTGCAACAGAAACACTGCATCttgtaaatataaaaatcaaatattaaattTGTCCAAGCTAGTATGCTGTTTCTACACTTCTGCTTTACAGCACTTTGTCTCAGATTCAGAGACCATTATTATGAGCACTTGTGCAGAGTGATGTTCAGCCCGCCACCGCCTCAAGTTTTgaatatttccttttttattactttcaaagCTCCCGAGCCTAGAAATTGGTATTCGGGACAGCCATATTTTTTCTGTTATACAGAGGAAGTTCATTCATCTTCATTGTTACCACAGCCAACATTCAGGTGATTTTCTGCTTCTGCTGCAGGTATGTGACGGCATGCGCCTTCTCCCCAACTTCACCACTAATTGCAACTGGATCTATGGATAAGACTGTAAACATCTGGAGGCTGGAGGATGGATGCAGTGACCGTggtaggaaacacacacacacacatacacatcactCCAATGgattaacatttatattttgatgattaatttcatttgttttgccttgtaatatgtgtttgtgtctgcctCCTTTGCTGAACATTGTGTCCGATGGAAAGGCGAGAAGTCATTGCCtggttagttttttttttattttaaatattgttttaatttgaCACTTGACAGGAAGCTGCTTTTACATGCCAACCACACACACTAGTTAAATCTTTAGCAGCCCCAGTGGAGGAGCTGCTGGTAGCTTTTATTTCATCCGTGTGTTGAGATGTAACAACCTCATCTTGTGGTGAAGGACACAGGTGCTGTGTGCACAGGAGTGCCTTTTTTCCTTTGTTGCTCTTCAGTCTCAAGTTTGCTGAAAGATTGCCTTGCTTTGCTCATGTTTACAGTTACttattcctttttttgtgtTCTAGAGCTGTCTGCTTTGACATCAAGTGAAGGTAGGAAGACAGAAAATATGCCTAACTCTGTAGTATATTACCCTGGAGTGCCTGTGAAAAGTATCAGTAAAACTAAATGTCCAAGTTTGGTCTGGCGTTTCTGTCTGCAGTGTACAAGCTCCTTTTCACCTTTTAGTTTCATCTTGTGTCAATGAAAACGTCGATGAAACCttcagacatttatttatatcattACACAAGCCACGCCAGCCGCAGCCCCCTAATCAATAATTAGTCAGCAGGATAACAGGATAGTCTTGCATGGAGAATATTTGCCCATTTTTCAAAAGGCGCTGCAGCCGACAAGGTCTGAGCGTCTCGCTTTGACTCACCCTCACAGGCAGAACCTCAGCAGGCCGGTCCAGGCTGCTGGTCAGCGATTGGTCGGAGGGGGATGTGTCAGCGTGGCTGGTGGAGGAAGGCCTCGAGGGATTGGTGGACAAATTCATGGCCAACAACATAGATGGGACAGAGCTGCTTAGTCTCACCAAGGAAACACTGGCGTCAGAGCTGCACATAGGTGAGGAGGACAAGCGTCACACACTGCTCTGCGGGTGCAGTGCCACTTCCTCAGTGCCTCGTTATAGTGTTAATGCTCGCTTTTGTCCAAAATGTAAGAATATAAATCCAGTCTTATGGGTATTACACACCCAGTCTCCTGTGAGAATGAACATGGACGTGTGTGGATTAGGGTTTTTGTACCTATTTACATGGATAAAAGGCGgcacattaaattaaagtaagGGTGAAGGAATGAGTGAATGTTGATGGGGGTTTTAGTCAGCAAGATTACATAATATTAGGCTGCAACTGCAAAAGTACTCAGCTTTGGGGCTTCAGCCGGTCTGACTTTAATCTGGAGCACTTCATCAGTTACATAACCCAATCCCCAAAACGGTATTTCCCATAAGGTATAAAGGGGATTTACACCTAATATATTAAGGCCGTCTTGGTTATTTCCAAGGCTGTCTGAGAGGGGGAATTTTTTGTTTATCAGACTTCATCAGGTGTATATTTCCAGCTTTTTTTATGCAGGATTTTCAACCACAGGACTAAAGAAGGAGTGTTGTTGATTCCAGTCTCCCCGCTAGGCCGGTCTTCGTCATGTAGTTGTCAGCAAATGTTTGTTGTATTGCCATGCCGTCATTTCCATCCCACAGTGACTGTCAATCACTCCTCGGTTTACACAGCTCCAGTGCTGTGACAGCTTGTGTTCACATTGTTCTGTTTTTAGTAACGTCGCACGAATCCCACCTTCTTAGCAGAACTAACTTGGAGAACGGAATTGAGTTGCAAACATGTTTTATCCACTGCgatgaaaagacagagaaacaggcaTATTTTTCAAAGGTGGGAGTGAAATCAATAAGCGTGCCTTGCTTCTAAGGAGGCAGCGTAACAAAATGAAACACGGTGTACCAGTAAGATTATCAGGGCGTCTACAAAGTGCTTTGTGTTCAGCTGTAGTTTAACTCTTTATTTTATCAGATCATTCATTTCTAAATTTTAATAAGTGCTTCTAATTTCTCGGGCAGTCATGTTCTGCAACACAGTATTACTGAAACAACAGGATCCAAACTAAAAATGTGCTCGAGTGCCTGCTTAGTATTTAACTTTGAAATGGACAGACAGTCAGCAGACATGATCTGCTCCCACCATGTTCTCTCTCACCCACGCTCACATTTGCCATCCAAGAGTGAAAAGTGCTAAATGCATGAATAACAAATGCTCGAAATGTTCAATTTGATATTAGCGTATATGTTAGTGTTTGGGTCAGTTCAGCTTGTTCCTCTTGTCGCACCAGTGGTTTCTATTTTAACGAGAGCACACAAAGTCTCGTTTTCTCTTCTGGCACATTTCCTCAGTCTCTTGCTTGTgttggtgcgtgtgtgtgtgtgtagagtcaGTGGGCCTGCGCAGTAAACTCCTGAGGAAAGTGGAGGAGCTGAAGAGTGATTCAGTGTGTATAGGCATTCCTGATGAGTTCCTGTGTCCAATCACCAGAGAGCTGATGAGGGAGCCGGTCATTGCTGCTGGTAAGCAAAGATCAGACCTTTTACCAATCAAAAATCAAGTGCGTAAGACTTAGTTGAATATTGGCATGAATGGAATATAGTATAGTAAGTGTCTTTTCTACTATTAGTTGTTAGTATCCCCTCCGCAACGAGCCAAACAACgccagaaaaacacagatttttagtgtaaaactgctttatttagtgtttttaccggtttaaatcaccaggtccgattgttttggagaggaagagacctctgtggataattctgtCACTTGTAAAAACACTCTGagcgtctggatcttaagttatcagagaaaaaatacattagCAGTTGCTGGCCTAGCACCTCGTCTGCGACCAGCGGGacagacatgaaactgctttattcagtgtttttactggtttaaatcacctggtctgtttgttttggagaggaagagacctctaggAATAATTCGGCTACTGGTAAAAACTTCCCTGAACAATTACCACTTtaggaatcctaactgggacttcacatttggcacagagaagtttcagctggttgcaatctgcagtcctcaccacgaGAGGCCGCTAAATCCTGCACACCTCTCCTTTTACACAATTTACATATAATGACACAACATATAAGTTAGAGTCAGCTCATGACTGTGGACGTCTCCTAACAGATGGATACTCCTATGAAAGAGAGGCCATCGAGAGCTGGATCAACACAAAGAACCGCTCCAGCCCCATGACCAACCTCCCCTTACTGACGACTCTGCTCACCCCTAATCACACCCTGAAGATGGCTATTGGCCGCTGGAAGACCAGCCACCAGCATGTGAAAGACCTCTGACCCACAGTGCCCCAAATAGTTTACCCAAAGTCTGTTGGCATTCATTTGTAAAGCTGCAATTTTTGGCTTCTGGGGAGCAGAAAGGCAAAATTGAAGCAACAGATCTAAATGTACTTTCAGCTTATTAAACTGTATTTCACtcagttggtagagaccaaacaCAGAGCGAAAACAGAATATCGGACTCATATTCACCAGGTGGCCGATTGAATAATAATGTTGATCCATGACTGCTGGATGTATAAAAATGAGCAACTGTTTGCTGACAAGTTCACcatattaatttattatgtcAATGCTGTGTccgctgcccccaagtggccaaaaaaatcagCTATTGCCagtttaaaggggcagttcaccggaaaattaaaaattcacatttttcctcttgcctGTGGTGCTGccgagttgcagagtgttggagatattggccgtagagatgtctgccttctctcaaacataatggaactaggtggcacttggcttgtggtgctcaaagtgcaaaaaacaaacaaaccctcatttgaaaaactcaatggcaatgtctctttccagaaatcatgacccagttactcaagataatccacagacctcgtgagcagtttcatttaggAACTTTTTTCTCTGAAACTAAACCCACCAATCATATCACCGTGCAGAACAaggagtgcatctactgctagctcacctagcaccactgagcttgcTAGTGTTatagctcagctgaggaggacgcaattaatgtttacatttcgcactgtcacaagcatgagcctccCATCCATGAAAAGATGCAAGCCTCCTCCTGCAAGGTATTTTgggtgaaagaaagaaaatagttacgacatgaaactgctcaaaacaagtTCTATGGATTATCTCAAGTAACTGGGAcgtgatttttggaaagagacattgccgTTGAGTTTTcgccacaagccgagtgccatctagttccattatatcaaAGAAAAGGTGGttatctctacagccgatatctccaacaatcggcaactcacaccaaaacaatctataatgataaatagcaccacaggttaagaggaaaaatttgtatttttgatttggaaGTGAACCGTCCCTTTAATATTCATTAGCCTTTCATCTGCTTTTTGGTCCGCCAGCTCCTTGGAAAAAGACCTTGGTCTCTTTGCCTCTCCTAATATTAGACTTTCCTCATCAGTCAGTCACTTACTTTAGCTTTAAGTCAATTTTAGTGCACAAATGGTTTGTTCAGGCTGATAATAGACAGTGTTCTGGCCTGTTAATCAGAAAAAAGCTCTTTATAAGTGCTAAACAGACacctcatgaaaaaaaaaataattctgcaACACTCCAGGAtcctaattaaaaaaaaacatataataaGTGTACattataacattttaattacCCAGGTAGCTATTTTGTTGAACAATGTATATTAAAATGGGTTGCATTTATACAAAAAACAATGAGCTGTGAGTGTCTGAGGCTTATCAGTAATGTAGATTAGCTTACTGAAAACACTGTCTGCACTGTCTGTATGTAAGCACTACATTTTTAGATTGTCATTGCAGGACTTTGCTTATACAAACCCTATGGGAATAGTGCTCACCCAAAGTAGTTTAGGGTTTATACGCCTCGTTTCCAGTTTGGTTGGTGTCCGTATTTGGGTGTAGTATACAGAGTATGCCCCTAGTGTTCATCACAAGGAACTGTATCTCTGTACGGATGGATAAAAACGCCACCGCAGAAATTGCGGAAAAGTTAGTTTCACTGTCCAGTGGTGTTGAATATGTGCATTGAGcagtacaaagacaaaaacaagaccaaTAATGCATGGCGACAAATTAGCGAGGAGGTCAGCCAGTCAGGCGCATCATCTTTATCCACTATGCGTGCACTCTAAATGTTGTACAGCTATCATGCTaccaatgttagctagcttaacATGCCATCAAACTTGCCTAATTAGAGCAGttttacattcatttatctgtttgCTAATTTGTTTCTATGCTTACTTCTTGTGgcacattatttttattgaatttaagCTAATACcagaccaaaaaataaataaaaatctgagtttcacaaacacattaaaggtCACGGAGGTTCTCGTTGGAATAAAAGGACTTCGGGTTAACTCACATACGTACACAGAGCTATGTGGAAACGAGGCGCTACTTCCCTGTGCAAGCTCATACCCAGCTTTTAATCATGTAGCGACATTAATGAAGACATTTGTGCAATATTCAGAAATTGCATTGTCtgcatttttatacaagtactttattttgatgatgtGGTTAAATGTCAGTTTGATAAAGTTGGGTTGTACTGTGAAGCCTTTACCCATCCATACACACTCTGAAGCTTACAACATTTTATGTATTATACTGTGAAAGAAGTAGATGTAGAAATGTGGTCCtccattaatattttattataccACAATAATAATGTGGTAACATTCTGTAATCCATAGTATGAAAGGGGGTATATGACAACTATGGACATACAGCAGCTGTAAGAAGTCTTAAGATTCTCTATCCTCGACTGCTGCCCGTGTAaatgctctctctttctctctgtgtccaaATAAACCAATAAACACTTCATATGAATATGTTTCTCTGctatgcaaaaataaataacatactgtaaatattGAAGCAGTCAGTTCAATAGTAGATTATGACAAGAAGTTTCCAACAATGTCATGTACAGCtccttttttttatcaaatgtaCCAAGAAAAAGAATCTCAAGCACACAAAGTAATTTCGTTTGAAGCCTGTAATGCTGACAGATAACCACTTACAGGGAAATATATAATCTGCAAATATAGTGTACACcgtacaaatataaatgttttttaaaagacactTGACAATAGAAATGGTCATATCCTGCAACTAATAGcatgaggttttttttatattcgTGCACAAAGCTTTCTCTGACTTCTATATTTGttataataaattaaaagttgAGACAAtatactactttttttttcaaatcccTACTTAAGGTATGTCTGGTTTTCTTGAATACACTAGTGTAGCTGTAGACATGTAAGCAAAAGCGAAGTAGCCTGAGTTGAACACTGGTTCTAGATTGTAAATGCAGTGCAGCAGCATTATTCTACAAAACAGGCTCAGGGAAGGGAGCTGCTCTCAAACCAGCCTCCCTTGCTACCTTATGTGGGACATAAGTTTGTTAAAACCAGCCTGTATCTGTGCTTCGATGTATTCAGACGTTGGACTCTATAAATGAGCGCTTGGGTTTGATGGGAGCCATATGCAGAGCCGGGTTGTCTCTGGTGAGGCTCGCCTGTCTGTGTCTTCCTTCAGGGAAGCGTAGCTGCGAGGACGTGGTGCCTCTCGCCTCTCGCTGTTGGATCCGCTCCCCAAACTCCCGGCTCTGCTGCTCCTGGAATGAAGCTCGTTTGAACTCATTGTTTAACCCTTGAAACTCCATTACTGACATACTGAAAGTCTCCGCCCCTCCTCCCTGCCCCTGTCGGCTCAGGCCAGAGGTCTGCTGACCCTGGACTCGCACTGATTTGTCCATTACTCCCATGAAGGGCCGAGGCTTAAGCTCTGGCTTTGTCTTGAAGCTGCCGCTGCTCTTGATGGGGCAGGGAGCTTCTGGCACCTGCTGCCTGCCGCCATCCGACAGATTCCCACTGGAGGCCTGACTGGAGCTGGAGCCTCTTGATCCTGcagttcctcctcctcctccaccaccctcTCTTCTAACATCCATACTAGACCCCAGAGCAAGAGCCAGGCCATCCAGAGCCACAGAGTGGGTGGAGAGTCTGTCAGAGCCCCTGGAGAAGCTGGAGGAGCGGGGTTGGTACATCTGGAGAGGCCCGGGTGGGGAGGAGCTGTTGGGGGACATGGGGTGATAGAGCTCAGTGGGGCTGTGTCCAGAGTGTTCATTGGCTAATCCATGGGCGATGTCAATCCCCAGCACCGGAGCAGGCCTCAGTGAAGTGGACATGTGTCTTCCTGGTAGAGGGCTCGAGGGgccacacagagagagaggcctGCCCCCAACTCTGCCTGACTGGAGGGAGTGGCAGTGGTGATGAGTCCTGCTGAGTCCCTGGTTCTGGCTCTGCCTGTTGGGAACAGGAACAGGAACAGGCTCGGGCAAGTCCACAAACAGTGGGTTCTGTATGTATTCCTCTTGAGGGAAACATGGCGACTGATCTCCTAAATTGAAGGCCGCACTTCCAGGGAGAGTCCTGTTCGGAGCGTACGGATTCAGAGGCCAAAACTCAGGGCTTTTCCCACACTGCAGGCTCACCTCCTCaccttcctccttctcttcatCCTTGTCTGCGTCAGTCTGCTCTGCGGGGACTTGCCTCTCTAGACTTCCCTGTGAATAGACgtctgcctcctcctctgtggCTTGATGGTGGTGGGTGTGAGGGTCCCTGTTGTAACCCTGTGCCGTGTTGTTGCTCGATGCCTTCTGATGATGTTTGCATTCCTCCTCTACCCGTACCAGCAGGCGACGGATCTCCCGGTTGGACGGGGAGAGTCGTGCTGCTTCGTGGAGGTCTGCCAGCGCTGCAGCAAACTGCCTGGGGAGGACAGAGAGAATGAACAAAGGAactttaaaaatacttaatttaCAGAGCCACAGAGACGTAGTTTCCCAGTGAATTGCTGATTCTCGCAAGAATGAGTTTCCATTGAGCAAAATGATACTGCTCTGAAATAATACACTTCATATTTAATATACCTGCTACTC from Epinephelus moara isolate mb chromosome 1, YSFRI_EMoa_1.0, whole genome shotgun sequence harbors:
- the wdsub1 gene encoding WD repeat, SAM and U-box domain-containing protein 1 isoform X2; the protein is MTSLICTLQAHRDDVNWCAFSGTLLATCSGDKTLRIYSTRDFSELPFSPLSGHGYGVHCCCFSTCGQFLASCSTDATTMVWSMVTGEIEAVLQHPGRSPVRICALSPDSAHLVSGASDGTLALWDFPSKKLLRTGGVNDTTMVACSFSPCSQVFMTGSTYGDLRLWDLNMNQLHAEKNAHDLGVTCCTFAPSILSGGQVVQFHLASCGQDSLLKIWVINKFNSGGYKMQLLHTLTGQSAPVLSCAYSSDGQLLVSGSVDKTVTVYDAKNAVLLYTLNQHERYVTACAFSPTSPLIATGSMDKTVNIWRLEDGCSDRELSALTSSEGRTSAGRSRLLVSDWSEGDVSAWLVEEGLEGLVDKFMANNIDGTELLSLTKETLASELHIESVGLRSKLLRKVEELKSDSVCIGIPDEFLCPITRELMREPVIAADGYSYEREAIESWINTKNRSSPMTNLPLLTTLLTPNHTLKMAIGRWKTSHQHVKDL
- the wdsub1 gene encoding WD repeat, SAM and U-box domain-containing protein 1 isoform X1, which encodes MTSLICTLQAHRDDVNWCAFSGTLLATCSGDKTLRIYSTRDFSELPFSPLSGHGYGVHCCCFSTCGQFLASCSTDATTMVWSMVTGEIEAVLQHPGRSPVRICALSPDSAHLVSGASDGTLALWDFPSKKLLRTGGVNDTTMVACSFSPCSQVFMTGSTYGDLRLWDLNMNQLHAEKNAHDLGVTCCTFAPSILSGGQVVQFHLASCGQDSLLKIWVINKFNSGGYKMQLLHTLTGQSAPVLSCAYSSDGQLLVSGSVDKTVTVYDAKNAVLLYTLNQHERYVTACAFSPTSPLIATGSMDKTVNIWRLEDGCSDRGEKSLPELSALTSSEGRTSAGRSRLLVSDWSEGDVSAWLVEEGLEGLVDKFMANNIDGTELLSLTKETLASELHIESVGLRSKLLRKVEELKSDSVCIGIPDEFLCPITRELMREPVIAADGYSYEREAIESWINTKNRSSPMTNLPLLTTLLTPNHTLKMAIGRWKTSHQHVKDL
- the wdsub1 gene encoding WD repeat, SAM and U-box domain-containing protein 1 isoform X4, with amino-acid sequence MTSLICTLQAHRDDVNWCAFSGTLLATCSGDKTLRIYSTRDFSELPFSPLSGHGYGVHCCCFSTCGQFLASCSTDATTMVWSMVTGEIEAVLQHPGRSPVRICALSPDSAHLVSGASDGTLALWDFPSKKLLRTGGVNDTTMVACSFSPCSQVFMTGSTYGDLRLWDLNMNQLHAEKNAHDLGVTCCTFAPSILSGGQVVQFHLASCGQDSLLKIWVINKFNSGGYKMQLLHTLTGQSAPVLSCAYSSDGQLLVSGSVDKTVTVYDAKNAVLLYTLNQHERYVTACAFSPTSPLIATGSMDKTVNIWRLEDGCSDRGEKSLPELSALTSSEGRTSAGRSRLLVSDWSEGDVSAWLVEEGLEGLVDKFMANNIDGTELLSLTKETLASELHIDGYSYEREAIESWINTKNRSSPMTNLPLLTTLLTPNHTLKMAIGRWKTSHQHVKDL
- the wdsub1 gene encoding WD repeat, SAM and U-box domain-containing protein 1 isoform X3, yielding MTSLICTLQAHRDDVNWCAFSGTLLATCSGDKTLRIYSTRDFSELPFSPLSGHGYGVHCCCFSTCGQFLASCSTDATTMVWSMVTGEIEAVLQHPGRSPVRICALSPDSAHLVSGASDGTLALWDFPSKKLLRTGGVNDTTMVACSFSPCSQVFMTGSTYGDLRLWDLNMNQLHAEKNAHDLGVTCCTFAPSILSGGQVVQFHLASCGQDSLLKIWVINKFNSGGYKMQLLHTLTGQSAPVLSCAYSSDGQLLVSGSVDKTVTVYDAKNAVLLYTLNQHERYVTACAFSPTSPLIATGSMDKTVNIWRLEDGCSDRGRTSAGRSRLLVSDWSEGDVSAWLVEEGLEGLVDKFMANNIDGTELLSLTKETLASELHIESVGLRSKLLRKVEELKSDSVCIGIPDEFLCPITRELMREPVIAADGYSYEREAIESWINTKNRSSPMTNLPLLTTLLTPNHTLKMAIGRWKTSHQHVKDL